From the Leptospira biflexa serovar Patoc strain 'Patoc 1 (Paris)' genome, one window contains:
- a CDS encoding formyltransferase family protein, giving the protein MMEYIVAAVGKWNRELFEHESKLIPGKWKFVDSPESLDLVLADSNPRYIFFPHWRWIVPPRILNQYECICFHMTDVPYGRGGSPLQNLIIRGHKETVLTALRMEKGLDTGPVYMKLPLDLKGSAEEIYTRTSALTWKMISEFVTNEPKETPQEGEPVIFKRRKPEESELPETLELEKIYDFIRMLDADGYPNAHINFGKYQLKFNQAKYFDGKLSANVDFILKEEL; this is encoded by the coding sequence ATGATGGAATATATTGTTGCAGCGGTGGGAAAGTGGAATCGCGAGCTATTCGAACATGAATCCAAGTTAATCCCTGGTAAATGGAAATTTGTAGATAGTCCGGAGAGTTTAGATCTTGTACTTGCAGACTCGAATCCAAGATACATTTTTTTCCCACATTGGCGCTGGATAGTTCCTCCGCGGATTCTTAACCAGTATGAGTGTATCTGTTTTCATATGACAGATGTACCGTATGGAAGAGGTGGATCTCCGTTGCAAAATTTAATCATTCGAGGCCACAAGGAAACAGTCCTAACAGCACTTCGGATGGAGAAGGGATTGGATACAGGTCCTGTGTATATGAAACTTCCGTTAGATTTGAAAGGTTCCGCAGAAGAAATTTATACCCGAACTTCTGCTTTGACTTGGAAGATGATTTCTGAATTTGTAACGAATGAACCGAAGGAGACTCCACAAGAAGGAGAGCCAGTCATTTTTAAGCGCAGGAAACCAGAAGAGAGCGAATTGCCTGAAACATTGGAATTAGAAAAAATTTATGATTTTATAAGGATGTTAGATGCTGATGGTTACCCCAATGCGCATATTAATTTTGGAAAGTACCAACTGAAATTTAACCAAGCAAAATACTTTGATGGAAAACTATCAGCTAACGTAGATTTTATTTTGAAAGAAGAATTATGA
- a CDS encoding PIG-L deacetylase family protein, producing the protein MNKKKVLVVAAHPDDEVLGCGGTMARLAEEGHDVHVLILAEGLTSREIKRDRESKLSELNSLSNDANKANLSLGVKTVELYDFPDNRMDSIDRLDVIKVVERKIDVIGPSVIFTHFGNDLNVDHRITNDAVVTACRVYPNQVVEELFFFEVASSTEWQISPNFGSFQPNVYYKLSLQQMEKKKNALSIYESEMRPFPHARSIEAIEALGKWRGANIGYSFAEAFVVGRLIR; encoded by the coding sequence ATGAATAAAAAGAAGGTTTTAGTGGTCGCAGCTCACCCCGATGACGAAGTTTTAGGTTGTGGTGGAACAATGGCTCGTTTAGCCGAAGAAGGACATGACGTACATGTTTTGATTCTTGCTGAAGGCCTTACTAGTAGAGAAATTAAACGTGATAGGGAATCTAAACTATCGGAATTAAATTCGTTATCGAATGATGCAAACAAGGCAAATCTTTCACTCGGTGTTAAAACTGTTGAACTTTATGATTTCCCAGACAACAGAATGGATTCAATTGATCGTTTAGATGTGATTAAGGTAGTTGAACGAAAAATTGATGTTATTGGGCCTTCAGTAATTTTTACTCATTTTGGAAATGATTTAAATGTCGACCACCGTATTACAAACGATGCAGTTGTTACTGCTTGCAGAGTTTATCCGAATCAAGTAGTTGAGGAACTTTTTTTCTTTGAAGTTGCTTCTAGCACGGAATGGCAAATTTCGCCTAACTTTGGCAGTTTCCAACCAAATGTTTATTATAAACTTAGTTTGCAGCAGATGGAAAAGAAAAAAAATGCCCTTTCCATTTATGAATCAGAAATGAGACCTTTCCCACATGCACGCTCGATTGAAGCAATTGAAGCCTTAGGAAAATGGAGAGGGGCTAATATTGGTTATTCCTTTGCAGAAGCCTTTGTTGTCGGTAGGTTGATTCGATAA
- a CDS encoding GNAT family N-acetyltransferase: MEIFLNLIVRPAIEDDCKLIFEWANEPEVRNASFHSKKIEWSEHKNWFSEKLQNPDSIIYIFEVDGEAAGQIRFDKNGEFFEIDYSIDKKYRGNGFGNAIVRLGITNLKSQFKESIRVVARVKEGNLISAKVFQNIGFKETKLGNGDLQFVYE, from the coding sequence TTGGAGATTTTTCTGAATCTAATTGTTAGGCCAGCTATCGAAGATGACTGCAAACTTATATTCGAATGGGCCAATGAACCTGAAGTAAGAAATGCATCTTTCCATTCCAAAAAAATCGAATGGTCGGAGCATAAAAATTGGTTTTCTGAAAAGTTACAAAACCCTGATTCAATAATTTATATATTTGAAGTTGATGGTGAGGCAGCTGGTCAAATTCGGTTTGATAAAAATGGAGAATTTTTCGAAATCGACTACTCTATTGATAAAAAATACCGAGGAAATGGTTTTGGTAATGCCATTGTAAGGTTAGGTATTACAAATCTTAAATCACAATTTAAAGAATCAATTAGAGTTGTCGCTAGAGTAAAAGAGGGAAATTTAATATCAGCAAAAGTTTTTCAAAATATAGGATTTAAAGAAACCAAACTAGGCAACGGAGACTTACAATTCGTATATGAATAA
- a CDS encoding glycosyl transferase, producing the protein MILIFSEALLTTGLGHLGRCTALAEILLEKGNVDVRIVLHTDESFPDWFYPCLIYKENWKDLNNLRSLLDSFLIKEASKGLVIYIDSYLAPFSIYEELKKQSDELICIDDNNRIPYPIGSTILNPGYPGLFIEYDKSKYKVLTGKKEVLLRKPFRDEFVIPKRNIPLLKVLITLGGADPNLYSEAFLNILCKEFPELEKHLIIGPGFSNEKNLASLSDSKTFFYKNLSALEMRDLMLTMDFAITAGGQTTYELDRCGVPMVMIKTFENQLGNIRGFFECQGIPEITQPVEIIGIIHNLLTTQNR; encoded by the coding sequence TTGATTCTAATTTTTTCTGAAGCACTTTTGACAACGGGCCTTGGTCATTTAGGAAGATGCACTGCGCTAGCTGAAATACTTTTGGAAAAAGGAAATGTCGATGTTCGGATTGTTCTCCATACAGATGAATCATTTCCTGATTGGTTCTACCCATGTCTCATCTACAAAGAGAACTGGAAGGATTTAAATAATCTTCGAAGTTTACTGGATTCTTTTTTGATAAAAGAAGCTAGTAAAGGTTTAGTCATTTATATCGATTCTTACTTAGCTCCTTTTTCTATCTATGAAGAATTAAAGAAACAATCTGATGAGTTGATTTGTATTGATGATAACAATCGGATTCCCTATCCAATTGGGAGTACCATTTTAAATCCTGGTTATCCTGGTTTATTTATTGAATACGATAAATCAAAATATAAGGTTCTCACTGGAAAAAAGGAAGTTCTTTTAAGGAAACCATTCCGCGATGAGTTTGTAATTCCCAAAAGAAACATTCCTCTTCTTAAGGTATTGATTACTTTAGGGGGAGCGGATCCAAATCTATATTCAGAAGCATTTTTGAATATTCTTTGTAAAGAATTTCCCGAATTAGAGAAACACTTGATCATCGGGCCGGGATTTTCAAACGAAAAAAACTTAGCTTCTTTATCGGATTCAAAAACTTTTTTCTATAAGAACTTATCTGCTTTGGAAATGCGTGATTTGATGTTAACCATGGATTTTGCAATTACAGCAGGTGGACAAACGACTTATGAATTAGACCGATGCGGTGTTCCTATGGTGATGATTAAAACATTTGAAAATCAGTTAGGAAATATTCGGGGATTTTTTGAGTGTCAAGGTATCCCAGAAATTACCCAGCCAGTCGAAATTATAGGTATAATTCATAACTTATTAACTACTCAAAATCGATGA
- a CDS encoding aminotransferase class III-fold pyridoxal phosphate-dependent enzyme, with protein MKVIAIIQARLGSTRLPKKVMKEVNGKPLIEILLSRLSKSKKINQIILATSTKEENDPLQNLVEKLGYTVYRGSEQNVLERYYFAAKEAGAEVVIRVTGDCPLIDPNVVDEVISEFLKGGIDYCSNINPPTYPDGLDTEVFSFAALERAYREATLDREREHVTPYIRESDSFKKSNLVFSEDHSTERWTVDEPADFQLISKIFNHFHPKLDFSWLDVLKLKTKYPDLFLMNNKIIRNEGQNLGTGQKLWKRAKHIIPGGNMLLSKRSEMFLPDQWPSYFSKAKGCSVWDLDGKEYIDMSIMGIGTNTLGYGHPEVDEAVKKNIENGNMATFNCPEEVYLAEKLIEIHPWADMVRLARTGGEANAIAIRIARAASGKDKIAICGYHGWHDWYLSANLSEDDGLSGHLLPGLDPKGVPKNLTGTVFPFNYNQFQELETLVNNQDIGVIVMEVSRNHGPEDQFLEKVRKLATIRNIVLVFDECTSGFRQNFGGLHKIYGVEPDIAMFGKAIGNGYAITAVIGRREVMESAQSTFISSTFWTERIGPTAALKTLEVMEKEKSWEYITNMGIHIRDRWLALAKKYNVNLSVWGMPALSGFTINSKNTLEYKTLITQEMLKKGYLAANSVYVCMEHKQTVVDGYFETIDPIFKLIGECENGRDVISLLDGPVCHTGFKRLN; from the coding sequence ACAAGGTTACCGAAAAAGGTAATGAAGGAAGTAAATGGAAAACCATTAATTGAGATTTTATTGTCTCGATTGTCAAAATCCAAAAAAATCAATCAGATAATACTTGCTACATCAACTAAAGAAGAAAATGACCCTCTTCAGAATCTTGTAGAGAAACTCGGGTATACTGTCTATCGTGGAAGTGAACAGAATGTGTTAGAACGATATTACTTCGCCGCAAAGGAAGCTGGGGCAGAGGTAGTGATTCGTGTCACTGGTGATTGTCCACTCATCGATCCCAACGTTGTCGATGAAGTAATTTCCGAATTTTTGAAAGGTGGCATTGATTATTGTTCAAACATTAATCCTCCTACTTATCCAGATGGACTAGATACAGAAGTTTTTTCTTTTGCAGCTTTGGAAAGAGCATACAGGGAAGCCACTTTGGATAGAGAACGCGAACACGTAACACCTTATATTCGTGAATCAGATTCGTTTAAAAAATCAAATCTAGTTTTTTCTGAGGATCATTCAACAGAACGTTGGACTGTAGACGAGCCTGCTGACTTTCAATTGATCTCAAAGATATTTAACCATTTTCATCCTAAATTAGATTTTAGTTGGTTAGATGTTTTAAAGCTTAAAACAAAATATCCTGATTTATTTTTAATGAATAACAAAATCATTCGCAATGAGGGGCAAAATTTGGGGACGGGACAAAAGCTTTGGAAAAGGGCAAAACATATTATTCCTGGTGGAAACATGTTACTTTCGAAACGATCAGAGATGTTTTTACCTGACCAATGGCCCTCTTACTTTAGTAAGGCGAAGGGCTGCTCCGTTTGGGATTTGGATGGAAAAGAATACATCGACATGTCTATTATGGGGATTGGAACTAATACATTAGGATATGGACACCCAGAGGTAGATGAGGCTGTTAAAAAGAATATTGAGAATGGTAACATGGCCACCTTCAATTGTCCTGAAGAAGTTTATCTTGCTGAGAAGTTAATTGAGATCCATCCATGGGCAGATATGGTTCGGCTTGCAAGAACTGGTGGTGAAGCAAATGCAATCGCTATTAGAATTGCTCGCGCGGCATCAGGGAAAGATAAAATAGCTATTTGTGGGTATCATGGATGGCATGATTGGTATCTTTCTGCAAATTTATCGGAGGATGACGGATTGTCTGGCCACCTACTGCCAGGTCTTGATCCGAAAGGAGTTCCTAAGAACCTAACAGGTACAGTTTTTCCTTTCAATTACAACCAATTTCAAGAATTAGAGACTCTTGTAAATAACCAAGATATCGGTGTGATCGTGATGGAAGTATCTAGAAATCATGGTCCAGAGGATCAGTTTCTTGAAAAAGTTAGGAAATTAGCCACTATCAGAAACATTGTTTTGGTATTTGACGAGTGTACATCTGGATTTCGCCAAAACTTCGGTGGACTTCATAAAATATACGGAGTTGAACCTGATATTGCAATGTTTGGAAAAGCCATAGGAAATGGATATGCGATTACAGCAGTGATTGGGAGGCGTGAAGTAATGGAGTCAGCTCAATCAACATTTATCAGCAGTACTTTTTGGACGGAACGTATTGGACCAACGGCAGCGTTAAAAACTTTAGAAGTTATGGAAAAGGAAAAATCTTGGGAGTATATAACGAATATGGGTATCCATATCAGAGACCGATGGTTGGCTTTGGCAAAAAAGTATAATGTTAATCTTTCAGTATGGGGAATGCCAGCCCTTTCTGGATTTACGATCAATAGCAAAAATACTTTAGAATACAAAACATTGATTACTCAAGAGATGTTGAAAAAAGGATATTTAGCAGCAAATTCCGTTTACGTTTGTATGGAACACAAACAAACAGTTGTTGATGGTTATTTTGAAACCATTGATCCAATATTTAAGCTGATAGGGGAATGTGAAAATGGGCGTGATGTTATTTCCCTACTTGATGGTCCGGTTTGTCATACAGGATTTAAACGGCTCAATTGA